Part of the Pseudomonadota bacterium genome is shown below.
GGGTTGTGGTCTGCAGTTGCGCAGTCCACCACCCGTCGTAGGGGTGCGCGGAATCAGCCAGTGCGCCGTCGGCGACCGTGGGTTGCGTGGCGCAGCCGTGCAGCGTGAGCGCCAGCAGGGCTGTCAGCAAGAGGGGTGAGCGCATGGGTCAGTCCGTAGTAATAAAGCACTACAACGGTTTTCACGTCGCAGCGCGGGTCCTGTCTCTACGGTCTGTGGCGGTCAAGTCACCCGAAAACCTGAGCCGCCAGCCTGACCCAAACGGGTCAATTCATCGCATCACAAACGGATTGGCCATGGGTGTGTCGGCGGTGTTGATCCAGGTCGTGCGCGTGCGGGTGTAGTCGAGCACCGACGCCAGGCCCGCCTCGCGCCCGTAGCCCGATTGGTTGAACCCCCCGAAAGGCGCGATCGGCGAAATAGCACGGTAGGTGTTCACCCAACAGATCCCCGCCCGCAGGCGACCCGAGACACGGTGCGCCCGAGCCAGGTCGCGCGTGAAGATGCCCGAGCCGAGCCCGAAGTCGCTGTCGTTGGCAAGTCGGATCGCGTCGGCCTCGTCGTCGAACGGCAAGAGCGACATGACCGGCCCGAACAGTTCGGTCTTGAGGGTTTCGGTCTCCGGCGTCCGGCATTCGACCAGCGTCGGTTCAAAGTAGTGCCCCGACTGCCCCGCCGGTCGCGCGCCCCCGAGATGGATGACCGCCCCTTGCGCGACCGCCTGCTCCAGCGTGCGTTCGATCCGCTCCACCTGAGCCAGGGTGCACAGCGGGCCGACGTGGGTCGCCGGATCGAGCGGGGGCCCGACGACAATGCCCGCCGCTTTGCTCCGAATGCGTTCAATCATGTCGGCGAGGATGGGACGGTGGATCAGGCCGCGGCTGCCGGCAACACAGGATTGGCCGGACGCGCCGAAATTGCCGGCGATCAGGCCGTTGGCAGCGCTGTCGAGGTCGGCGTCGTCAAAGACGAGGATCGGCGATTTGCCGCCGAGCTCCAAGGTCGTGACGGCGAAGTTGTCGGCGGAGTTGCGCACCACGTGGCGCGCCGTCTCGGGTCCACCGGTGAAGGCGATGCGATCCACGTCCGGGTGTGACGTGAGCGGCGCGCCGCACGACGGTGCGTCGCCGGTGATCACCGACACCACGCCGGGCGGGAAGCCCGCCTCGTCGATCAGACGGGCAAAGGCCAGCATCGCGCACGGGGCCACCTCGGAGGCCTTGATGATCACGGTGCAGCCGGCGGCCAGGGCCGGCCCGAGCTTGGTCGCGGTGAGAAACATCTGGGCGTTCCAGGGCACCACCGCGACCACGACACCGACTGGCAACGGCGTGGTGAACACGTGCATGTCGGGTTTGTCGATCGGCAGCACCGCGCCTTCGATCTTGTCCGCGAGGCCGGCAAAGTACCGGTAGTAGTCGGCGACGTAGGCCGTTTGCGAACGCGTCTCCGCAGCCAGCTTGCCGCTGTCGCGCGTTTCGATTTCGCCGAGCGCCCCGGCATCGCGTTCGATCAGGTCGGCGAGTCGGTGCAGCAGCTTGCCGCGCGCGGTTGCGCTGAGGCCACACCAGAGCGGGTCGTCGAGTGCACGCCGCGCGGCGGCCACGGCGGTGTCGACATCCGATGGTCCGGCCAGGGGGAACTGCGTCCAAGGCTCGCCCGTGGCCGGGTCGAGCGAGTCCGCGGTCGCGCCGAGTGAGCCCTCGCTGAACACACCGTCGATGTAGAGCAGGTAGGGGTCGGTCAGGTCGATCGGCATGGCAGTCAGGGCTCGGGTGGCGAGCGCCGACCTTCGCATCCCGTCAGCGTACCCGCAAGCGCCGCTCCGCCGGCCGGCCAACGAGGGGCCGCCGGTCCCACCATCCCCGGCCTCGACCTCGCCCGCGGCCCGCTCGACCGACCGCCGCCGGCTGCGGGACACGCAACGCTGGGCCCCGTTCGGCCGAATTCGAGCCGTCGAACTGCCCACCCGACCACCGTGGCGCAACCGGCAGGGGCAGAAACCGGAAGCGAAGCCCAGAATGAATCAAGAACTTGAAATATAGTTCTGTCACTTCACGTCGAATGAGAGTACGATCGAGACCGTTGGTCTCATTTAAGCAATCTGCCGGTTCCCGCCAGCGCCGCTGACGTGGAACGTCGGACCAATAAGCTTCGAGGTGCTGCCTTCAGCCTCGCGGCAAAACACATCACGAAGGTTCTTTCAACAAGAGGAGTTGACATGAAACTCAAACACATCGCTGCTACAGCAGCAGCCTTGACCCTCATGGCATCGCCTGCCATGGCGGACAAGGTCCTGCGCATCCAGTCGGTCCTGCCGAACTCGGCCGACGAAGTCGTCATGCTCGAGGAATTCGGCAAGGACGTCGCAGCGCTGACCGACGGTTCACTCACCATCGAAGTGCTGCCCGCCGGTGCCGTTGTCGGACCGCGTGACATCATCGACGCTGTCGATGCCGGCCTCGTCGAAGGCGGCTTTGCCTGGACACACTACTGGGGCGGCAAGCACGTTGCAGCCAACCTGTTCGGTGCACCCGTTGCTGGCGCCGGTGTCGGCCTCGACAACATCGCCTTCCTGAGCTGGTTCCAGTACGGCGGCGGCAAGGAACTGTACGACCGGTTGTGGGACGAAATGGGCGTCAACGTCAAG
Proteins encoded:
- a CDS encoding aldehyde dehydrogenase, producing MPIDLTDPYLLYIDGVFSEGSLGATADSLDPATGEPWTQFPLAGPSDVDTAVAAARRALDDPLWCGLSATARGKLLHRLADLIERDAGALGEIETRDSGKLAAETRSQTAYVADYYRYFAGLADKIEGAVLPIDKPDMHVFTTPLPVGVVVAVVPWNAQMFLTATKLGPALAAGCTVIIKASEVAPCAMLAFARLIDEAGFPPGVVSVITGDAPSCGAPLTSHPDVDRIAFTGGPETARHVVRNSADNFAVTTLELGGKSPILVFDDADLDSAANGLIAGNFGASGQSCVAGSRGLIHRPILADMIERIRSKAAGIVVGPPLDPATHVGPLCTLAQVERIERTLEQAVAQGAVIHLGGARPAGQSGHYFEPTLVECRTPETETLKTELFGPVMSLLPFDDEADAIRLANDSDFGLGSGIFTRDLARAHRVSGRLRAGICWVNTYRAISPIAPFGGFNQSGYGREAGLASVLDYTRTRTTWINTADTPMANPFVMR